From the Sphingomonas brevis genome, the window GCTTTACGCAAATCCTCGTCAATGGCCGGCCAATTCCGGGAGCCGGTAATGACCGGTCAGTATTCGTCGACCGAATCCCCGCCGAAATCATCGACCGGATCGAGATCATCCGGTCGCCTACCGCAGACCTCGACAGCCAAGGCATCGGCGGAACGATCAATATCATTCTGAAAGACGGCACAAGCCTACCGCCCGGTCTGATTGCCCGCGCTGGCCTGCTTTTCTATCCGGATGACAATACGTTCAAGGGATCCGGCGCGGTCTCCTGGTCAGGCCGCAACCAAGCGGAAACCGTGGCCTGGTCGCTGACCGTCGACGCTCAGCAGCGCTACAATCCCAAGCTCGCCCGTCAGGAAGTCTTCGACGACAATTCACCCGGATTTGAAGACAGTGAAAATGGCTTGGACCTGTTTCGCCCGTTCGACCGCGACGGCTCAATCGCTGTTGAGCGCACCGAGGAGCTCGACACCCGCCGCAGCTTCGACCTGTCATTGAACGGTGACATTACCTTCCTCTTAGGCGAGCAGAGCAAGCTTCGTTTCGATGGATTCCTTATCCGGACGAGGCGCACGGACACAGAGCAGACCCTGGAGCTTGAACGGCCAGAGGATGATGAAGAAGATCCCATTCTCGACGAGGGCTGGGAAATCGACTCGACCCAAGTGGCCAAAGAGCCGTTCAAGCAACTCAACTACGGTCTGTCCGGCCTTTATGAAACCAAATGGGGCGACGGAATGAGCGCGGAGGTTCAAGTCCGCTATTCCCAGTTCGACGAGGAAAGTTCGAATAACACTTATGAGCTGGATGACGATCTGTTCGATCTCGACACATTGGAGGCCGAGGATCTCGAACTGACCGATGATGCGGAACTGATCGAAATCGATGCCCTCGACATCCTGGATAAGGAGTTTTCCGGCGACGCTTCGATCAAGAAGCAATGGGCCAATTGGAGCATCAAGGCTGGCATTGCCGGCAAGCTGAAACGCAGGACGTTCGGCCAGATTATCGGCGAGGATCTCAATGACGACGAAGATGCGTCGATCGTAGAAAGCGAATTCAAATATCGTGAAAGCCGGCTGGATGGGTTCGCGCTCGCCGAATTTAAGCTTGGCGGTCAGGCCAAGATGCAGGCGGGTGTTCGCGCCGAATACACCAAGTCAAAGCAGAAGATCCGACAGGACCTGACGGAAGCCGACGAGGAAAGTGCGTCAGCGAACGAGTTCCACCTAAATCCGTCGGTGCATTTCCAGCTGCCCTTTGGAAGCGGCACCCAGTTCAGGGCGAGCTTGGCGAAGACGGTACGCCGGCCAAACGTCGATCAGGTGGTACCGTTTCAGCTGACCGACGATCCCGAAGATAACGACATCACCGTCGGTAATCCCGAGCTCAAGTTCGAAACGTCATGGGGTGTCGACATCGGGCTCGAGCAGCGGCTTCCGCGCGGAGTTGTCGGCGTCAATTTCTTCTATCGCAAGGTCCGCGATCTCATCTCATTGGTGAATACGGGTGTGCCGGTCTTCCCCGAGGAGGATCCGGATAGCGATGAGGGACGGGCGCGTATCTACACCTATGACAATGTCGGGAACGGCAAGGTCTACGGGTTCGAATTCGACCTTTCGGCGCCGCTAAGCTTTATTGGCCTCGATGATACCGGCGTATTTGCGAACTACACCAGGATCTGGTCGAAGCGTACCGAGCCGAACACCGGCATGAAGGTGTCGTTCGATGGTCAACCCAAATATGTCTACAACTTTGGCGTGACCCAGGAAATTCCGTCCTGGGGCATGTCGGGCGGCTTCAGCTTCCGCAAGCAGGGCAAGTCTGTCAGCACCTTCCTGGGAGAAGAAGAATCCCAAACCTATCAAGGCAATCTAGAGGCCTATGTCGAAAAGCGGTTCGGCAAGAACTTCGTGCTTCGCCTGAGCGCCAACAACATCCTCGACGCACGCAGCCGCCAGTGGGAGCGCAACTTCGACGGCGATACCGGCCTTGAAATTATCGAGAACCAGCAGGCTGGCGACGTGGACAATTTCGAGGTTGAGCATGAGGAAACTTCGCCTCAGGTCATGCTGACTGCTCGACTGGTCTTCTGATTTCGGAAAGTGTGCTGAAATGGGTTGGGGTGCGGTCGTGAGCGGAGAAGCAAGATGAGTTCGCTTCTCCGTTCTTTCGCTACTGGCGCGGAAACTCCCCGAATCTCGGACCAGGCGGACATTGATCGCCTGTTCCGGCGCAATCGCATCCGGGTGATGCTGGCAATCACCATTGGCTACGGCCTGATTTACATGTGCCGGCTGGCGATCGGCGTGGTGAAGAAGCCGCTGATCGACCAGGGTATTTTCACTCCCACCGAGTTGGGAACGATCGGTTCGGCGCTTTTCTACACTTATGCGTTGGGCAAGCTGACCAACGGCTTCCTGGCCGACCATGCCAATGCCCGTCGCTTTCTGGCTGCGGCCTTCCTGCTTACGGCAATTTGCAACATCCTCATGGGCTTTACGACGACAGTGCTGGCGGCCTCGATTATCTGGGGATTGAACGGCTGGTTCCAAAGCTTCGGAGCGCCGGGCGGCGTAGTGGCCATGACTGCTTGGTTCTCGAACCGCGAACGGGGGCGCGCATATGGCGTGTGGAGCACGGCTCACTCCATTGGCGAAGGTCTCACCTTCCTGGTCGTTGGTGGGCTGGTTTCCTACCTTGGCTGGCAGTGGGGATATTGGGGTCCAGGCCTGATCGGGATTGTAACCGCGGTGGGCGTATTCGCGCTGATGCAGGACAGGCCGCAAACTCTCGGCCTTCCGTCGGTCAATGAATGGAAGAAAGATCAATATTCCGAGACGAGCGAGACGAGCGCGCGAAGCACGCTTGCTCTCCAATTCTCGATCCTGAAAATCCCGGCGATCTGGGTGCTCGCGCTGGCCAGCGCAACGACCTACATCACCCGTTACGGTATCAACAGCTGGGGCATCCTCTATCTGCAGGAAGCCCGTGGCTATTCGCTGACGATGGCGGGAACGCTGCTGATGATCAGTACGCTGGCCGGTATTGCCGGCGCAGTGGCGTTCGGCTTCACGTCAGACAAGCTGTTTGGCGCCAGGCGACCGCCAGCAAACTTGCTTTTCGCAATACTTGAGCTGATCGGCCTCGCGATCATTTTCTTCGGTCCGACCAATACTCCGATGCTGATTGTCGGAATGCTCCTGTTCGGCATGGGACTGACCGGCCTCGTGACGTCCCTGGGCGGCCTCTTCGGGGTCGATATTGCACCCAAGCGTGCTGCAGGAGCGGCGATGGGCGTGGTTGGAATCTTCAGCTACATCGGCGCTGCAATCCAGGAGCAGGTCTCGGGCATATTGATCGACCAGAATATGGTGATCGCCGGCGGCACTCGCATATACGATTTCGGGCCGGTGATTTGGTTCTGGATCGGCTCATCCGTCGTTTCGATGCTGCTTGCAGCAAGTCTCTGGCGGACTCGTCTCCGCGACTGATCATGATCGGAAGGGCAATCTCGATGCGTGGCTTTATGTTGGGCGCGGCCCTGTTTCTCGCTGGTTGCACAACCGTTCCGCCTAACACTGTCTCGCCTCAGGGATCGCGGCCATATGCGATGCTGTTGTTCGGTGATCATGGCTATGATCTCGACTACCTCGAGGCGGACGAGCGCAACCCGCCTTTGACACTTGAGCAGGCAATTGCGTTGGAGCGTGAAGAGTGGGCCGAGGACAAGCGGCCGCCCGCAGAGTTCGCCCCCTCAGCCATGATCAAGCTCGCCGACACTGGGGGTTACGTGGCAGCCAGCGGCATGATTCCGGTCGCAAAGGCAATGCGCAGCTATTGTCAGACCGCGCAGTGCGACTCTGCCGTCATGCTTGGCGACAACATCTACCCCAACGGACCGACCGGAGGCGCCGACGGCGTCAGCGACTCCAAGCGCTTCGACGAAATCCTGCTCAAGCCGTACAAGGATTTCGGTAGCATCGCGCCGGATTTCCGGATCTATGCGACTTTGGGAAACCACGACTGGCGGACGTCACGAGAGGCCGCGCTGGCCGAGGTCCGCTATCTGGGTAGCACCAAGCCATTTTACATGGATGGGCTCTTCTATCGGGTGAGCCCGCCGGGCCGGCCCGACGTCGAAATCTTCGTCCTGGATACTGAAGTGCTCCTGGCTGGCGAGACCGTCTATGAGGCCGAGCTGGCCGATGACGGAAGCGAACTTCCGGGTAGCTCGCTCGAAGAGCCGGAACCGTGGACCAAGCCGCAGAACGAGGGCGAGCGGAACATGGTCGCCTGGCTCGAGCAGTCGCTTCGCCAATCAACCGCGCGTTGGAAGATCGTCATGGGGCACCATCCGATCTGGTCGTCGGCAGGGAGCAAATTCCAGCAGGCACGAGTCCTTCGCAGGCTGATCCTGCCCACGATGTGTAAATATGCCGACATGTACCTGGCAGGGCATGAGCATACGCTCGAGCTGCACACCGACAGCTGCGCGAAAGCGGTACCTGGCAGCAACCTTCCGCCATTGCCGCAAATTGTGTCAGGCGCAGCAGCGAAGCAGCGGCCGGTCAACAGTGCTTTCATGGCTTACCAGGCCAGCAACAATCCCGAGCTCAA encodes:
- a CDS encoding MFS transporter, with the translated sequence MSSLLRSFATGAETPRISDQADIDRLFRRNRIRVMLAITIGYGLIYMCRLAIGVVKKPLIDQGIFTPTELGTIGSALFYTYALGKLTNGFLADHANARRFLAAAFLLTAICNILMGFTTTVLAASIIWGLNGWFQSFGAPGGVVAMTAWFSNRERGRAYGVWSTAHSIGEGLTFLVVGGLVSYLGWQWGYWGPGLIGIVTAVGVFALMQDRPQTLGLPSVNEWKKDQYSETSETSARSTLALQFSILKIPAIWVLALASATTYITRYGINSWGILYLQEARGYSLTMAGTLLMISTLAGIAGAVAFGFTSDKLFGARRPPANLLFAILELIGLAIIFFGPTNTPMLIVGMLLFGMGLTGLVTSLGGLFGVDIAPKRAAGAAMGVVGIFSYIGAAIQEQVSGILIDQNMVIAGGTRIYDFGPVIWFWIGSSVVSMLLAASLWRTRLRD
- a CDS encoding metallophosphoesterase, which translates into the protein MRGFMLGAALFLAGCTTVPPNTVSPQGSRPYAMLLFGDHGYDLDYLEADERNPPLTLEQAIALEREEWAEDKRPPAEFAPSAMIKLADTGGYVAASGMIPVAKAMRSYCQTAQCDSAVMLGDNIYPNGPTGGADGVSDSKRFDEILLKPYKDFGSIAPDFRIYATLGNHDWRTSREAALAEVRYLGSTKPFYMDGLFYRVSPPGRPDVEIFVLDTEVLLAGETVYEAELADDGSELPGSSLEEPEPWTKPQNEGERNMVAWLEQSLRQSTARWKIVMGHHPIWSSAGSKFQQARVLRRLILPTMCKYADMYLAGHEHTLELHTDSCAKAVPGSNLPPLPQIVSGAAAKQRPVNSAFMAYQASNNPELKTSYAKGLIWGYVHLTLDGDQATARVFTTPNDGSGANVHEATEHYARRTGILPR
- a CDS encoding TonB-dependent receptor plug domain-containing protein, encoding MMRKLQRLQVLLFSSALFVAQGAMAQQAAGPPAPDQEPAAETAAEGDAKAQGEPAVPTSQGLEPADDRSLSDIVVVGSRIYRNRTDTIAPELTFGQEFFQKFEPTSVGDSLKRVPGVAFTSDIGEYDAPALRGLGAGFTQILVNGRPIPGAGNDRSVFVDRIPAEIIDRIEIIRSPTADLDSQGIGGTINIILKDGTSLPPGLIARAGLLFYPDDNTFKGSGAVSWSGRNQAETVAWSLTVDAQQRYNPKLARQEVFDDNSPGFEDSENGLDLFRPFDRDGSIAVERTEELDTRRSFDLSLNGDITFLLGEQSKLRFDGFLIRTRRTDTEQTLELERPEDDEEDPILDEGWEIDSTQVAKEPFKQLNYGLSGLYETKWGDGMSAEVQVRYSQFDEESSNNTYELDDDLFDLDTLEAEDLELTDDAELIEIDALDILDKEFSGDASIKKQWANWSIKAGIAGKLKRRTFGQIIGEDLNDDEDASIVESEFKYRESRLDGFALAEFKLGGQAKMQAGVRAEYTKSKQKIRQDLTEADEESASANEFHLNPSVHFQLPFGSGTQFRASLAKTVRRPNVDQVVPFQLTDDPEDNDITVGNPELKFETSWGVDIGLEQRLPRGVVGVNFFYRKVRDLISLVNTGVPVFPEEDPDSDEGRARIYTYDNVGNGKVYGFEFDLSAPLSFIGLDDTGVFANYTRIWSKRTEPNTGMKVSFDGQPKYVYNFGVTQEIPSWGMSGGFSFRKQGKSVSTFLGEEESQTYQGNLEAYVEKRFGKNFVLRLSANNILDARSRQWERNFDGDTGLEIIENQQAGDVDNFEVEHEETSPQVMLTARLVF